Below is a window of Brachyspira hampsonii DNA.
TCTATCTGAAACTAAACTCTCTTTCATAGCTTTTATTATAGGTATAGCACCTGCCACAGAAGCCTCAAAAGCTATATCTGTCTTTCTATTTTTTATAAGTTCTCCAAAACAATTAGCAAGCAATGCTTTATTAGCTGTAACTACAGGTTTATTTGTCTTCATAAGAAGCTCTTTTGCTGTATCCATTCCGCCAAGTACTTCTATAACTATATCAATATCATTATCATTTAAAATATCATTTAAATCTTTAGTTTTTATTTCTATTTTGTCTAAAAATTTGTCATCTTTTACTTTATCAATATTTCTGCTAAAAATGGTTTTAATGGTTAATTTTATTCCGGTTCTTTTTTCCATTATAGAATTATTTTCTATAATAGTTTTTACTGTGTCTTTTCCGACATGTCCATATCCTGCAACAGCAACTTTAAATTCTTTTTTCTTAACCATAACTTTTCTCCTTAAAATTTAATTAAATATAAATTTGTTTTAATAAAATTAACCTAAAAAACAATTACAAAAGCTAGTAATATTGTAGTTTTATTTTAAATGAATTTCTAAATACGATATTACTGTATTAAATTATATTATAACATTTATTCAGAAATTTACAATAGATATAATAAAATTTAATTGTTTAATATAATATCTATTTTATTAAATTTTATAAATAAAAATGTATTATGATGAATTAATATATTATTTTTTAATTGAGTTTGTAATAAAAAATAATTATTAATCGTCATCATTTAATTTCAAACTATCTATTGCTTTGTTTAATCTATTTCTAATTTTTTTTCTTTCTGCTTTATTTTCATTTTCATACATATAAAGCATATTATTATTTTGCAAATTGTCTAATTGTATTTTTCCCATTTTAAATATTTCTTTGAGCATATTTTTGGCATCATTATAACCTTCTTCAATACGAATTTTAGCTCCTTCCAGCGAGAAATCCATAGCTCCGTTAAAGAAGTTTCCTATATCATGACTTGGTACTATTTCATAAACTTTGCAGTCATTGAATTTTTCTCTGGTGCTTTCTTTGTACAAATTAATAGCTATTATTTCATCGCATTTTTCTTCATATAGCGGTTTTAATGGAAGATTATTTCCTTTTAATATCTCAACTCCGCCGTCTATATAATCAACTCCTTCTATTGTCTGCCTTCCGAATATAACAGGTATTGCACTTGTGGCCATCATTATTTCTTTTATTTCTTTTGCTGATTTATGATTTAATTTGAAATATTCAGCATCAATATTTTTTAAATTTACCGCTGTAGCATATATTGGATATTCATAATTGATGATGATATCAATATTTAAATATTTTTCTATTATCTCTATTAAGCCTTTTCTGCTGAATATACCATTTGAAGATATATAATTATTGTCTGTATCCATTTTCTTTTTTGAAAGTATTTTATCTTCTATCTCATTAGTCCAAATATATTCTGCTATATCATAATTATTTTGTGCTATTAAACATGCATTAAGAACTCCTACAGAAGTACCGGATATCGCTTTTATCATTTTATCGACTTCATATTCTCTTAAAGCTTTCCATACTCCTATTTGATAGCTTCCAAGTCCGCCGCCGCCGCCTAAAACTAAAC
It encodes the following:
- a CDS encoding patatin-like phospholipase family protein, translated to MKKLGLVLGGGGGLGSYQIGVWKALREYEVDKMIKAISGTSVGVLNACLIAQNNYDIAEYIWTNEIEDKILSKKKMDTDNNYISSNGIFSRKGLIEIIEKYLNIDIIINYEYPIYATAVNLKNIDAEYFKLNHKSAKEIKEIMMATSAIPVIFGRQTIEGVDYIDGGVEILKGNNLPLKPLYEEKCDEIIAINLYKESTREKFNDCKVYEIVPSHDIGNFFNGAMDFSLEGAKIRIEEGYNDAKNMLKEIFKMGKIQLDNLQNNNMLYMYENENKAERKKIRNRLNKAIDSLKLNDDD